A genomic stretch from Sulfoacidibacillus ferrooxidans includes:
- a CDS encoding hotdog fold thioesterase, translating into MTEQQRMTQNTMIEWLGIEIETLEPEIVIARMPVDHRTHQPAGILHGGASVVLAETVASVGSWNQINQDTHVAVGLEINANHVRSVSSGYVIATAVPLHRGRTTHIWNIRITDETDRLVCISRCTVAIVAKQS; encoded by the coding sequence ATGACAGAACAACAACGTATGACACAAAATACCATGATTGAATGGTTAGGCATAGAAATTGAGACATTAGAACCGGAAATAGTGATTGCACGTATGCCTGTCGATCATCGCACCCATCAACCTGCAGGCATTTTGCACGGTGGTGCGTCCGTTGTACTCGCTGAAACCGTAGCGAGTGTCGGTTCATGGAATCAGATCAATCAAGATACTCATGTCGCTGTTGGACTTGAGATAAATGCCAATCATGTTCGTTCCGTGAGTTCTGGATATGTGATCGCCACTGCAGTACCTTTACATAGGGGACGCACGACACATATTTGGAATATTCGAATTACCGATGAAACAGATCGTTTAGTCTGTATTTCGCGTTGCACAGTAGCGATTGTGGCTAAACAATCATAA
- the hisD gene encoding histidinol dehydrogenase — protein MMEVNRINWSTADEETKKRILTRASMDISDQIPVVSEICANVSARGDQAVLEYTKQFDGVNLTAIEMRVTPEEYALGKAQVDPEVAAALRYAAKNIRAFHEAQKPQPMWMMEVDDGILAGEKVTPITDVALYVPRGKGSFPSVLLMLGTPAVVAGVERIVVLTPPNPEGKVDPAILFVADLLGITEMYKVGGAQAVAAAAYGTETIPKCAKILGPGNPYVTAAKRLLMGVIDPGIPAGPSEAIIVADGLATPYKVALDLLIEAEHGPDSASLLVTDSESLADAVLHDLEQLIATIKNPMRRAYVLEVLRRYGGIIVTKSVSDSIAFVNEYAPEHLEVMIQDPFSYLQSIVNAGEILLGEHTPITLCNFLLGPNAILPTGRHARTVSSVSLHDFLKRSSIGYVTEKALQRMAPYAVAMADVEGFETHGDAIRKRFINKSS, from the coding sequence ATGATGGAAGTGAATCGAATCAATTGGTCTACTGCGGACGAAGAGACAAAAAAACGCATACTCACGAGAGCGAGTATGGATATCTCCGATCAGATACCTGTTGTATCGGAGATTTGTGCAAATGTATCTGCACGTGGTGATCAAGCTGTGTTAGAATACACAAAACAATTTGACGGAGTCAACCTTACTGCCATAGAGATGCGAGTTACACCAGAAGAATATGCACTAGGAAAGGCACAAGTAGATCCTGAAGTAGCGGCAGCACTTCGCTATGCAGCCAAAAATATTCGCGCTTTTCATGAAGCACAAAAACCTCAACCTATGTGGATGATGGAGGTTGATGATGGTATCTTGGCAGGCGAGAAAGTCACTCCGATAACGGATGTAGCGCTCTATGTTCCACGCGGAAAAGGCAGTTTTCCATCTGTTTTGCTGATGCTTGGAACACCTGCAGTCGTGGCTGGCGTTGAACGAATTGTCGTTTTAACCCCGCCTAATCCGGAAGGCAAGGTAGATCCAGCTATTTTATTTGTGGCGGATTTACTTGGGATTACCGAAATGTATAAAGTAGGTGGAGCGCAGGCTGTGGCAGCTGCTGCTTATGGAACAGAAACTATACCAAAGTGCGCCAAGATTCTTGGTCCAGGTAATCCATATGTTACTGCTGCTAAGCGATTGCTCATGGGTGTGATCGATCCAGGAATTCCAGCAGGGCCAAGTGAAGCGATCATTGTTGCGGATGGATTGGCTACTCCCTATAAAGTTGCATTAGATCTTTTAATTGAAGCAGAGCACGGTCCTGATAGTGCTTCTCTTTTGGTGACTGATAGCGAATCACTTGCTGATGCGGTCCTACATGATTTGGAACAATTGATAGCCACCATTAAGAATCCCATGCGCAGAGCATATGTGCTAGAAGTTCTACGCCGCTATGGCGGTATTATAGTAACAAAAAGTGTTTCTGACTCCATTGCTTTTGTCAATGAATATGCACCGGAACACTTAGAGGTGATGATACAAGATCCTTTTTCTTACCTTCAAAGTATTGTAAACGCAGGTGAGATCTTGCTTGGCGAACACACGCCTATTACACTATGTAATTTTCTACTGGGTCCAAACGCCATTTTGCCTACAGGCCGTCATGCTCGTACGGTTTCTTCCGTCTCTTTGCATGATTTTCTCAAACGGTCATCGATCGGCTATGTGACTGAAAAGGCACTACAACGTATGGCTCCCTACGCTGTGGCTATGGCCGATGTGGAAGGTTTTGAAACTCATGGTGATGCGATCCGCAAACGATTTATTAATAAGAGTTCATGA
- a CDS encoding imidazoleglycerol-phosphate dehydratase produces the protein MLNEKPIRVVRRTQESSIEVTIDRGPRDPEAKQRLKSPLPFFNHMLEHVAWRGQMNIGLTVELDHFDLIHVITEDVGITFGRAVKEYVDYHAQKGLVGYGSAYGTIDEALTRAVISFESRAYLDFNRTAVELPEQMEGMCSEDLVAFFEGFVQGAQCTLHLDLLKGRVGHGHHIWEATFRSFGMALYEALAERPWRAQMTAGVAGNIEFLIEV, from the coding sequence ATGTTGAATGAAAAACCAATAAGAGTAGTGCGCCGTACACAAGAATCAAGTATCGAAGTGACCATAGATCGCGGTCCGCGCGACCCAGAAGCAAAGCAAAGGTTGAAATCTCCATTGCCATTTTTTAATCATATGTTAGAACATGTAGCATGGCGTGGACAAATGAATATTGGACTAACTGTGGAGCTTGATCATTTTGACCTTATACATGTCATTACTGAAGATGTGGGTATTACGTTTGGACGTGCTGTAAAAGAGTATGTGGATTACCATGCTCAAAAAGGACTTGTTGGATATGGTTCTGCGTATGGAACGATTGATGAAGCATTGACACGTGCAGTGATTTCTTTTGAAAGTCGCGCGTATCTAGATTTTAATAGAACCGCCGTGGAACTCCCAGAACAAATGGAAGGCATGTGTAGTGAAGATTTGGTGGCATTTTTTGAAGGGTTTGTACAAGGTGCGCAATGTACATTGCATCTTGATTTACTCAAGGGACGAGTAGGTCATGGACATCATATCTGGGAAGCTACTTTTCGTTCGTTTGGGATGGCTCTTTATGAGGCGTTAGCAGAGCGGCCATGGCGTGCACAAATGACCGCTGGTGTCGCGGGAAATATTGAATTTTTGATTGAAGTATGA